In Oncorhynchus tshawytscha isolate Ot180627B linkage group LG28, Otsh_v2.0, whole genome shotgun sequence, a genomic segment contains:
- the LOC121838776 gene encoding CMRF35-like molecule 3 isoform X1, with protein sequence MVNLLVLTLKVVLLLAAVWSVCSAELITVEGYEGGKAEIRCPYREEWRSHQKYLCKGDCPVFNKNKVIKTEAGENSASKGRYSLKDIREESVFIVTITKLMINDSGKYWCGVTNLLADDYTEVNLTVSRATPTITTTTRKPAAKTTASNPGSPMLSSLATSISSSSSISQLSSISTPSSISSSTQNGFDTSVVIIVSGTLVMLLLVLVVSLLIVYRWKFNKETADSSAPRVNTDTGINREGCHGDGDYEEIEDCPLQSSSGGETTAIYATVNLPTSTSDSLNYANVNFHKVPSCSNEATVAIAKEGTSPGYYATVNIGQSPAHSTVNHPHSTSEAPPIYYTVSKPRDA encoded by the exons ATGGTTAACCTGCTGGTCCTCACACTGAAGGTTGTCCTCCTCTTAG CtgctgtgtggagtgtgtgttcaGCAGAGTTGATCACAGTGGAAGGATATGAGGGGGGCAAGGCAGAGATCAGATGCCcctatagagaggagtggaggagccaCCAGAAGTACCTCTGTAAAGGGGATTGTCCTGTTTTTAATAAAAACAAAGTTATTAAGACTGAGGCAGGGGAAAACAGTGCTTCTAAAGGGAGATACTCGCTGAAGGACATCAGAGAGGAAAGTGTCTTCATTGTGACAATCACCAAACTGATGATTAACGATTCTGGGAAATACTGGTGTGGAGTGACCAATTTATTGGCAGATGACTACACTGAAGTCAACCTTACAGTCTCTAGAG CGACACCAACAATAACCACCACCACAAGAAAACCTGCAGCAAAAACAACAGCATCAAACCCAGGTTCACCAATGCTATCATCCTTAGCCACCTCcatctcatcatcatcatccatctCTCAACTATCATCCAtctcaacaccatcatccatctcaTCATCAACACAAAATGGATTTG ATACATCAGTGGTCATCATAGTATCTGGGACTCTGGTCATGCTGCTATTGGTGCTTGTGGTCAGCCTGCTCATAGTCTATAGATGGAAATTCAACAAGGAaacag CTGACTCCTCAGCACCCAGGGTGAACACAGACACTGGGATCAACagagag GGTTGTCATGGTGATGGTGACTATGAGGAGATAGAGGACTGCCCCCTACAGTCCAGTTCAGGTGGTGAGACCACCGCCATTTACGCCACCGTCAACTTACCCACAAGCACCTCTGACTCTCTCAACTACGCCAACGTCAACTTCCACAAGGTCCCCAGCTGCTCCAATGAGGCCACTGTCGCCATCGCTAAAGAGGGCACTTCTCCTGGTTACTATGCCACTGTCAACATTGGTCAAAGCCCCGCCCACTCTACTGTCAATCATCCACACAGCACCTCTGAGGCCCCTCCCATCTATTATACAGTCAGCAAACCCAGAGATGCCTGA
- the LOC121838776 gene encoding CMRF35-like molecule 1 isoform X2 has product MVNLLVLTLKVVLLLAAVWSVCSAELITVEGYEGGKAEIRCPYREEWRSHQKYLCKGDCPVFNKNKVIKTEAGENSASKGRYSLKDIREESVFIVTITKLMINDSGKYWCGVTNLLADDYTEVNLTVSRDTSVVIIVSGTLVMLLLVLVVSLLIVYRWKFNKETADSSAPRVNTDTGINREGCHGDGDYEEIEDCPLQSSSGGETTAIYATVNLPTSTSDSLNYANVNFHKVPSCSNEATVAIAKEGTSPGYYATVNIGQSPAHSTVNHPHSTSEAPPIYYTVSKPRDA; this is encoded by the exons ATGGTTAACCTGCTGGTCCTCACACTGAAGGTTGTCCTCCTCTTAG CtgctgtgtggagtgtgtgttcaGCAGAGTTGATCACAGTGGAAGGATATGAGGGGGGCAAGGCAGAGATCAGATGCCcctatagagaggagtggaggagccaCCAGAAGTACCTCTGTAAAGGGGATTGTCCTGTTTTTAATAAAAACAAAGTTATTAAGACTGAGGCAGGGGAAAACAGTGCTTCTAAAGGGAGATACTCGCTGAAGGACATCAGAGAGGAAAGTGTCTTCATTGTGACAATCACCAAACTGATGATTAACGATTCTGGGAAATACTGGTGTGGAGTGACCAATTTATTGGCAGATGACTACACTGAAGTCAACCTTACAGTCTCTAGAG ATACATCAGTGGTCATCATAGTATCTGGGACTCTGGTCATGCTGCTATTGGTGCTTGTGGTCAGCCTGCTCATAGTCTATAGATGGAAATTCAACAAGGAaacag CTGACTCCTCAGCACCCAGGGTGAACACAGACACTGGGATCAACagagag GGTTGTCATGGTGATGGTGACTATGAGGAGATAGAGGACTGCCCCCTACAGTCCAGTTCAGGTGGTGAGACCACCGCCATTTACGCCACCGTCAACTTACCCACAAGCACCTCTGACTCTCTCAACTACGCCAACGTCAACTTCCACAAGGTCCCCAGCTGCTCCAATGAGGCCACTGTCGCCATCGCTAAAGAGGGCACTTCTCCTGGTTACTATGCCACTGTCAACATTGGTCAAAGCCCCGCCCACTCTACTGTCAATCATCCACACAGCACCTCTGAGGCCCCTCCCATCTATTATACAGTCAGCAAACCCAGAGATGCCTGA